In Rhodanobacteraceae bacterium, a single window of DNA contains:
- a CDS encoding TerC family protein, translated as MDALSLFLLNDFLGQATWLWLVFLTIVVGLLAFDLGVLHKDQREIEVGESLWLSAGYISVALIFGAWIWSHLGATAGMAYYTGFLIEKSLSMDNVFVIALIFSYFAIPRKYQHRVLFWGILGVIVLRALMIGLGAALVSEFSWVLYLFGAFLIATGIKMLIVADNMPDIENNPILKFLRRRLRVTEQLHGQDFVVHKPDPVTGAPVRYATPLLLALMLIELADLVFAVDSIPAIFAITQDPFIVYTSNIFAILGLRALYFALAAMIHRFHYLKYALALVLVFIGSKIFLVNIIGKTPAWISLSVTIGLLAAGVGYSLYRTRGQNTPAAAH; from the coding sequence ATGGATGCGCTTTCCTTGTTCCTGTTGAATGATTTTCTGGGCCAGGCCACCTGGCTGTGGCTGGTGTTCCTGACCATCGTCGTCGGCCTGCTGGCTTTCGATCTTGGCGTGTTGCACAAGGATCAGCGTGAAATCGAGGTGGGTGAGAGCCTGTGGTTGTCGGCGGGCTACATCAGCGTAGCCCTGATCTTCGGTGCCTGGATCTGGTCGCATCTGGGCGCAACTGCGGGAATGGCCTACTACACCGGCTTTCTGATCGAAAAATCGCTGTCGATGGACAATGTCTTCGTCATTGCCCTGATCTTCAGCTACTTCGCCATTCCCCGGAAATACCAGCATCGGGTGCTGTTCTGGGGCATCCTCGGGGTGATCGTGTTGCGCGCGCTGATGATCGGCCTCGGCGCTGCACTGGTCAGCGAGTTCAGTTGGGTGCTGTATCTGTTCGGTGCCTTCCTGATTGCCACCGGCATCAAGATGCTGATCGTGGCCGACAACATGCCCGACATCGAGAACAACCCGATCCTCAAGTTCCTGCGTCGTCGTTTGCGGGTGACCGAGCAGTTGCATGGTCAGGATTTCGTGGTCCACAAGCCCGATCCCGTCACCGGTGCGCCGGTGCGCTACGCCACGCCGCTGCTGCTGGCGCTGATGTTGATCGAACTGGCCGATCTGGTGTTTGCCGTCGATTCGATCCCCGCGATCTTTGCGATCACCCAGGATCCTTTCATTGTCTACACCTCCAACATCTTCGCCATTCTGGGGCTGCGCGCGCTGTACTTTGCGCTGGCGGCGATGATCCACCGCTTCCATTACCTCAAATACGCGCTGGCGCTGGTGCTGGTCTTCATCGGCAGCAAGATCTTCCTGGTCAACATCATCGGCAAGACGCCGGCCTGGATCTCGCTGTCGGTGACCATCGGTCTGCTGGCCGCCGGCGTGGGTTACTCGCTGTATCGCACGCGTGGCCAGAACACGCCTGCCGCGGCGCATTGA
- a CDS encoding serine/threonine protein kinase, whose protein sequence is MDGKFRFSFETGGALGGRLFSDLLNKSADAVELPAGTRLGSWSLLERIGSGGSGTVFRAVRKDSEIEQHAAIKVVRKASIAHERFQREMEVVASLNHPYIVSLIEAGQESDEILWFAMGYVEGTPLDRYCAENHTDWREQLRFFDELCSAVEYAHARLIIHRDLKPANIIVDAHRHPRLLDFGIAFNPACEGVPDRHMTPGYASPEQLQGGEITTLSDIYQLGLILLELLPDVSAGESRGRLMSRDLAAIAKRATEQAPEDRYRAVSDLRADLSRVIDGRPLLAESGNLRSTLSHFLSRNLVTSLLALAASTLIISLIVFFTIRLAAERDIAVQNEKRASNVLSFLVKTLTQADPFSISSSPAPADAEPLTVAAAMDRAVSALVDDAAMAKGDRVMLEATLASIFYSLGDTKRCLAMIERSPAEYSDLSALDFPALYRLSVEAECAFSGGDIPRAEQAAIAVIDANRMESAFSRERMGASMLIKGMAEYRRGDVAATEATFAVALKFAEDNAIPVLELEVLRQMTGKALTFRRPQARQLAERTLAATERLAGRESLRWVQGSMNLAIAQLFDQDMSAAESTLTAAQAVISAIDASQRADIPAYVRTEIADTWGSLYFRQGRYAECAAKGHEALSHVQNLETYGSYAYNAAWNTARCEVRLEHWQEAEALAQTCWQIAATHLQGNLNVQANIKRFLAYAYLRQNRLDQARSTINEATQLSASATQPVIQISLSVWLTDAVIADAEGKSLRSRLLTLISDQGLKSFAQDRIPPGLAELRSQLAGRVASWTTQQPARQTIATP, encoded by the coding sequence GTGGACGGCAAATTCCGGTTCAGTTTCGAAACAGGCGGTGCACTTGGCGGCCGCTTGTTCAGCGATCTCCTGAACAAGTCTGCCGATGCCGTCGAACTTCCGGCGGGAACCCGGCTCGGCTCCTGGTCACTGCTCGAACGCATCGGCTCCGGCGGCTCCGGCACCGTGTTCCGTGCCGTCCGCAAGGATTCCGAAATTGAGCAGCATGCCGCCATCAAGGTGGTGCGCAAGGCGTCCATCGCGCATGAGCGCTTCCAGCGCGAAATGGAAGTCGTGGCTTCACTCAATCACCCTTACATCGTCAGCCTCATTGAAGCGGGACAGGAGAGTGACGAGATCCTCTGGTTCGCCATGGGCTATGTCGAGGGTACGCCGCTGGACCGCTATTGCGCGGAGAATCACACCGATTGGCGCGAACAACTCAGATTCTTCGATGAGCTCTGCTCGGCGGTGGAATATGCCCATGCGCGCCTGATCATCCATCGCGACCTGAAACCGGCCAACATCATTGTCGACGCTCATCGCCACCCGCGACTGCTGGACTTCGGCATTGCCTTCAATCCAGCCTGTGAAGGCGTGCCAGACCGCCACATGACGCCCGGCTACGCCAGTCCCGAACAGTTGCAGGGTGGCGAAATCACGACACTGTCGGACATCTATCAGTTGGGGCTGATCCTGCTGGAACTGCTCCCTGATGTCAGTGCCGGGGAATCACGAGGCCGGCTGATGTCCCGGGATCTGGCGGCGATCGCGAAGCGTGCCACGGAACAGGCACCGGAAGATCGTTATCGCGCCGTTTCCGATTTGCGTGCCGACCTGTCCAGGGTCATCGATGGGCGTCCATTGCTCGCCGAAAGCGGCAACCTGCGGAGCACGTTAAGCCATTTTCTATCCAGAAATCTGGTCACCAGCTTGCTGGCGCTGGCGGCTTCGACACTGATCATTTCCCTGATCGTCTTCTTCACGATACGGCTCGCGGCAGAGCGGGACATTGCCGTCCAGAACGAGAAACGTGCTTCCAATGTGTTGTCATTTCTGGTCAAGACCCTGACCCAGGCCGACCCCTTCAGCATCAGCAGCAGTCCCGCACCCGCCGACGCCGAGCCATTGACCGTGGCTGCGGCGATGGATCGCGCGGTGAGCGCGCTGGTCGACGATGCGGCCATGGCCAAGGGTGATCGGGTCATGCTGGAGGCGACGCTGGCATCCATTTTCTACAGCCTTGGCGACACCAAGCGCTGTCTCGCGATGATCGAGCGATCACCAGCAGAGTATTCCGACCTGTCCGCATTGGATTTCCCGGCGTTGTATCGCCTTTCAGTCGAGGCCGAATGTGCCTTCTCGGGCGGCGACATTCCCCGGGCGGAACAGGCTGCAATTGCCGTGATCGATGCCAATCGAATGGAGAGCGCATTTTCCCGGGAACGCATGGGGGCCAGCATGCTCATCAAGGGCATGGCGGAGTACCGCCGGGGAGATGTCGCTGCGACTGAAGCGACTTTCGCCGTTGCCCTGAAATTCGCCGAAGACAACGCGATTCCGGTGCTGGAACTGGAAGTCCTGCGGCAGATGACGGGGAAAGCACTTACCTTCCGCAGGCCACAGGCTCGCCAATTGGCGGAAAGAACCCTGGCGGCCACCGAAAGACTGGCTGGGCGCGAGAGTCTGCGCTGGGTGCAGGGCAGCATGAATCTGGCCATTGCCCAGCTCTTTGACCAGGATATGTCAGCCGCGGAAAGCACGCTGACGGCAGCGCAAGCGGTGATTTCGGCCATAGACGCGAGCCAGCGAGCAGACATTCCAGCTTATGTCAGAACCGAGATCGCAGACACCTGGGGATCGCTCTACTTCCGGCAGGGTCGCTACGCCGAATGCGCGGCCAAGGGCCATGAAGCCCTCAGCCATGTGCAAAACCTGGAAACCTACGGAAGTTACGCCTACAACGCGGCCTGGAACACGGCGCGATGTGAAGTACGCCTGGAACATTGGCAGGAAGCGGAAGCATTGGCCCAGACCTGCTGGCAGATCGCCGCCACGCACCTTCAAGGCAACCTCAATGTGCAAGCCAACATCAAGCGCTTTCTCGCATACGCCTACCTGCGCCAGAACCGACTGGATCAAGCCAGATCAACCATCAATGAGGCGACACAGCTGTCCGCTTCTGCGACCCAACCGGTGATACAGATCTCGCTGAGTGTCTGGCTGACCGACGCCGTGATCGCCGATGCAGAGGGCAAGTCGCTACGCAGCAGGTTGCTGACCCTGATCAGCGACCAGGGCCTGAAGTCTTTCGCGCAAGACCGGATACCGCCCGGGCTGGCTGAACTCCGTAGCCAGCTTGCAGGCAGGGTGGCGTCCTGGACTACGCAGCAGCCGGCTCGGCAGACGATTGCCACGCCTTGA
- a CDS encoding wax ester/triacylglycerol synthase family O-acyltransferase, whose protein sequence is MKTLNPLDASWLMVESRDTPMHVGGLLRFSLPADAAPDYLRKLMADFRSSRKFTAPWNQRLRATSLKGLMPAWEIESDIDLEHHVRHSALPKPGGERELGQLIARLHSQPLDLTRPPWECNLIEGLANNEFALYVKMHHSLVDGIGGIKLLERAMTGDEKSSRKLPAFWAAGAPAQRGGRRGRKPAPTPAQVIAGVADMVRDQVGSLPDIARAFGSMIGALRNKEETLQVPFDTPTSIINGRIHGARRFATQRFELARLKKLADAGGATVNDVVLALCGSALRRFLVELGELPDKPLTAGIPVSVRPKDDEGMGNAITFIISTLGTDIDDPRERLEAITASTRRAKNHVQSLPKKAMTQYTMLLMAPYMLSLLSGVGGRTRPMFNITISNVPGPDKPLYYRGARLEAAYPVSLVTHGQALNITCQSYAGNLAFGFTGCRDTLPHMQRLATYTGKALEELETLLLGASQKPAPVRKSRAKKAAATATLAKVTQPAPKRGSKAASKAEPATSVDEKSDAARPGKVTGKPKASAAPAAATTEAPKPKTAKRKAAEPKATTGRAGKPKAAARKAAVKPAPKATTTKAPRKKSAKATAVPVAVEATDTAD, encoded by the coding sequence ATCAAGACGCTGAATCCGCTCGACGCTTCCTGGTTGATGGTGGAATCGCGCGACACGCCGATGCACGTCGGCGGCTTGTTGCGCTTCTCACTGCCGGCAGACGCAGCGCCGGATTATCTGCGCAAGCTGATGGCCGATTTCCGCAGTTCGCGCAAGTTCACGGCGCCGTGGAATCAGCGCCTGCGCGCTACCAGCCTCAAGGGGCTGATGCCTGCCTGGGAAATCGAGAGCGATATCGATCTCGAACACCACGTGCGCCATTCGGCGCTGCCCAAGCCCGGCGGCGAGCGCGAACTCGGGCAGCTGATCGCGCGCCTGCACAGCCAGCCATTGGACCTGACCCGGCCGCCCTGGGAATGCAACCTGATCGAGGGCCTGGCCAACAACGAATTCGCCCTGTACGTGAAGATGCATCATTCGCTGGTCGATGGCATCGGCGGCATCAAGTTGCTGGAACGGGCCATGACCGGCGACGAGAAATCCAGCCGCAAGTTGCCGGCCTTCTGGGCAGCAGGCGCGCCAGCCCAGCGCGGCGGTCGGCGCGGGCGCAAGCCGGCACCGACGCCGGCCCAGGTCATCGCCGGCGTGGCCGACATGGTTCGGGATCAGGTCGGATCACTGCCCGATATTGCCCGCGCCTTCGGTTCGATGATCGGTGCCTTGCGCAACAAGGAAGAGACCCTGCAGGTTCCCTTCGACACCCCGACCTCGATCATCAATGGCCGCATCCACGGCGCCCGGCGCTTTGCCACTCAACGCTTTGAACTGGCACGCCTGAAGAAGCTCGCCGATGCTGGCGGCGCCACCGTCAACGATGTGGTGCTGGCCCTGTGCGGCAGCGCGCTGCGGCGCTTCCTGGTGGAACTGGGCGAACTGCCGGACAAGCCGCTGACCGCGGGTATTCCGGTCTCGGTTCGGCCCAAGGACGACGAGGGCATGGGCAACGCCATCACCTTCATCATCTCCACCCTCGGCACCGACATCGACGATCCGCGCGAGCGCCTGGAGGCCATCACCGCGTCCACCCGGCGGGCCAAGAACCATGTGCAAAGCCTGCCGAAGAAGGCCATGACGCAATACACCATGCTGCTGATGGCGCCGTACATGCTGTCGCTGCTGAGCGGCGTCGGCGGACGCACCAGGCCGATGTTCAACATCACGATCTCCAACGTCCCCGGCCCCGACAAGCCGCTGTACTACCGCGGCGCCCGTCTGGAGGCCGCGTATCCGGTATCACTGGTGACCCACGGGCAGGCGCTGAACATCACCTGCCAGAGCTATGCCGGCAATCTGGCCTTTGGCTTTACCGGCTGCCGCGACACCCTGCCGCACATGCAGCGGCTGGCCACCTACACCGGCAAGGCCCTGGAAGAGCTGGAAACACTGCTGCTCGGTGCCTCGCAAAAACCGGCGCCGGTGCGCAAATCCCGGGCGAAGAAGGCTGCGGCGACGGCGACGCTTGCGAAGGTGACCCAGCCTGCGCCCAAGCGCGGCAGCAAGGCTGCCAGCAAGGCCGAGCCGGCGACTTCAGTCGACGAGAAATCGGATGCAGCAAGACCCGGGAAAGTGACCGGCAAACCGAAGGCATCGGCGGCGCCGGCAGCGGCGACTACCGAAGCGCCCAAGCCCAAGACCGCGAAGCGCAAGGCCGCCGAGCCCAAGGCGACGACAGGCAGAGCCGGCAAGCCGAAAGCAGCAGCCAGGAAGGCGGCTGTCAAACCGGCGCCCAAGGCCACAACCACCAAGGCTCCGCGCAAGAAGTCAGCCAAGGCGACCGCCGTGCCGGTGGCCGTCGAGGCGACGGATACAGCCGACTGA
- the gyrA gene encoding DNA gyrase subunit A translates to MADLAKEILRVNIEDEMRQSYLDYAMSVIVGRALPDVRDGLKPVHRRVLYAMKELGNDYNKPYKKSARVVGDVIGKYHPHGDTAVYDTMVRMAQPFSLRYMLIDGQGNFGSVDGDPPAAMRYTEVRLTRLAHALMRDIDKDTVDFQPNYDDKELEPTVMPTVVPNLLINGSSGIAVGMATNIPPHNLTEVINALIALIAEPDLSIEDLMQHISGPDFPTAGIINGSYGIREAYRTGRGRILVRGKADIETEGNREAIIITELPYQVNKARLIEKIAELAKAKEIEGIAPDGLRDESDKDGMRVVIEVKRGENAEVLLNKLYKQTQLETVFGINVVALVGGQPKTLNLKEILDAFLRHRREVVTRRTIFDLRKARSRAHVLEGLTVALANIDEMIELIKSSKDAHEARERMLAKRWEPGLVRALLASAGADRSRPEDLSPEEGLFEDGYQLSEIQAKEILEMRLQRLTGLEQEKLTDEYRTILAAITELFRILEEPGRLMEVIQEELVAIRDEFGDERRTRIEHSQSDLDILDLIPPEDVVVTLSHSGYIKRQPLTVYRSQRRGGRGKSATALKDEDFIERLWIANTHDTLLAFTGHGRVFKLPVYQVPEASAGSRGRPIVNMLPLEAGEKIQAVLPIHEFADNLYVFFATRQGVCKKTTLSDFANVRANGIRAVELDDGDGLVSVALTDGSRDIMLFGSHGKAVRFSEDEVRSMGRTARGVRGMRFGESAGEDARVVAMIMVDGDGDILTATARGYGKRTAVAEFPTKGRGTQGVIAIQTSERNGELVGAIQLTDAHDVMLISDQGTLVRTRASEISQVGRNTQGVTLIRLPEDETLVGLERLDALAEDDEDQVDTGTAGDSGATNAAPDAPPGSDPEAPPSA, encoded by the coding sequence ATGGCTGATCTGGCCAAAGAGATCCTGCGCGTCAACATCGAAGACGAGATGCGGCAGTCCTATCTGGACTACGCGATGAGCGTCATTGTCGGGCGTGCGCTGCCCGATGTCCGTGATGGCCTGAAGCCGGTGCATCGGCGCGTGCTGTACGCGATGAAGGAACTCGGCAACGACTACAACAAGCCCTACAAGAAATCGGCCCGCGTGGTCGGTGACGTCATCGGTAAATACCATCCGCATGGCGACACCGCCGTTTACGACACCATGGTGCGCATGGCCCAGCCCTTCTCGCTGCGCTACATGCTGATCGATGGTCAGGGCAACTTTGGTTCGGTCGACGGTGATCCGCCGGCCGCGATGCGTTACACCGAAGTGCGATTGACGCGTCTGGCGCATGCGCTGATGCGTGACATCGACAAGGATACGGTCGATTTCCAGCCCAATTACGACGACAAGGAGCTGGAACCAACGGTGATGCCTACCGTGGTTCCGAACCTGCTGATCAACGGTTCTTCGGGCATTGCGGTGGGCATGGCCACCAATATCCCGCCGCACAATCTGACCGAGGTGATCAATGCGCTGATCGCGCTGATCGCCGAGCCTGACCTCAGCATCGAAGATCTGATGCAACACATTTCGGGGCCGGACTTTCCGACCGCGGGCATCATCAACGGCTCCTACGGCATCCGCGAGGCCTACCGTACCGGCCGCGGCCGCATTCTGGTGCGCGGCAAGGCCGACATCGAAACCGAGGGCAATCGCGAAGCGATCATCATCACCGAGCTGCCCTATCAGGTGAACAAGGCGCGGCTGATCGAGAAGATCGCCGAGCTGGCCAAGGCCAAGGAAATCGAGGGCATCGCCCCCGATGGCCTGCGCGACGAGTCCGACAAGGACGGCATGCGCGTGGTCATCGAGGTCAAGCGCGGCGAGAACGCCGAGGTGCTGCTGAACAAGCTGTACAAGCAGACCCAGCTGGAGACGGTGTTCGGCATCAATGTCGTGGCCCTGGTGGGCGGACAGCCGAAGACGCTGAATCTGAAGGAAATCCTCGACGCCTTCCTGCGCCATCGCCGGGAAGTGGTGACCCGCCGGACGATCTTCGATCTGCGCAAGGCGCGTTCGCGTGCCCACGTGCTCGAAGGTCTGACCGTGGCGCTGGCCAACATCGACGAGATGATCGAGCTGATCAAGTCGAGCAAGGATGCCCACGAGGCCCGCGAGCGCATGCTGGCCAAGCGCTGGGAACCGGGTCTGGTGCGGGCGCTGCTGGCATCGGCGGGTGCCGATCGCTCGCGCCCGGAGGATCTGTCGCCGGAAGAGGGTCTGTTCGAAGACGGCTATCAGCTGTCGGAGATCCAGGCCAAGGAAATCCTGGAGATGCGCCTGCAGCGCCTCACCGGTTTGGAGCAGGAAAAGCTCACCGATGAGTACCGCACCATCCTGGCCGCCATCACCGAGTTGTTCCGCATCCTCGAAGAACCGGGTCGGTTGATGGAAGTGATCCAGGAAGAGCTGGTAGCGATCCGTGACGAGTTCGGCGACGAGCGCCGCACCCGCATCGAGCATTCGCAGTCCGACCTCGACATCCTTGACCTGATTCCGCCCGAGGATGTGGTGGTCACGCTGTCGCATTCGGGCTACATCAAGCGCCAACCGCTGACGGTGTATCGCTCGCAGCGGCGCGGCGGTCGGGGCAAGTCGGCCACGGCGCTGAAAGACGAGGATTTCATCGAGCGGCTGTGGATTGCCAACACCCACGACACGCTGCTGGCCTTCACTGGCCATGGCCGGGTGTTCAAGTTGCCGGTGTATCAGGTGCCCGAAGCCAGTGCCGGCTCGCGTGGTCGGCCGATCGTCAACATGCTGCCGCTGGAAGCCGGTGAGAAGATCCAGGCAGTGCTGCCGATCCATGAATTCGCCGATAACCTCTATGTGTTCTTTGCCACCCGTCAGGGTGTGTGCAAGAAGACCACCCTCAGCGATTTTGCCAATGTGCGTGCCAATGGCATTCGCGCGGTCGAACTCGATGACGGCGATGGTCTGGTCTCCGTGGCCCTGACCGACGGCAGCCGCGACATCATGCTCTTCGGCAGCCATGGCAAGGCCGTGCGCTTCTCCGAGGACGAGGTGCGCTCGATGGGTCGAACGGCCCGTGGCGTGCGCGGGATGCGCTTCGGCGAGAGCGCCGGCGAGGACGCTCGCGTTGTGGCCATGATCATGGTCGACGGGGATGGCGACATCCTGACCGCCACCGCGCGCGGTTACGGCAAGCGCACGGCGGTGGCCGAATTCCCCACCAAGGGCCGCGGCACCCAGGGCGTGATTGCCATCCAGACCAGTGAGCGTAATGGCGAACTGGTCGGAGCCATTCAACTCACCGATGCCCACGATGTGATGCTGATTTCCGATCAGGGCACTCTGGTGCGCACGCGGGCCTCGGAGATCTCCCAGGTGGGTCGCAATACCCAGGGCGTGACCCTGATCCGCTTGCCGGAAGACGAGACTCTGGTGGGTCTGGAGCGTCTGGATGCGCTAGCCGAAGACGATGAGGATCAGGTCGACACCGGCACCGCGGGTGATTCAGGTGCGACCAACGCGGCTCCCGATGCGCCCCCGGGCAGCGATCCGGAAGCGCCGCCCTCGGCCTGA
- a CDS encoding sigma-70 family RNA polymerase sigma factor has protein sequence MSGAPYPLGDNPESAAEQGICSGQLVADLYQSLRRMAHRQLRGEHAGHSLNTTALVHEAWLKLAASYPDLRFADEREFLALSGHLMRRVLTDHARRSHQLKRGGDQVRVTTFNQGLDAPSVDVEAEELLALDLALTRLQELDRRQVQVVELRYFAGFSIEETAQLLDLSAATVKREWAMARAWLRNSLREDA, from the coding sequence GTGAGCGGCGCCCCATACCCTCTCGGAGACAACCCGGAGTCGGCCGCCGAACAGGGCATTTGTTCGGGACAACTGGTGGCGGACCTCTACCAGAGCCTGCGGCGCATGGCCCATCGGCAATTGCGCGGAGAGCATGCCGGACACAGTCTCAACACCACGGCGCTGGTGCACGAAGCCTGGCTCAAGCTGGCGGCAAGCTATCCTGATCTGCGCTTTGCCGATGAGCGCGAATTCCTGGCGCTGTCCGGACATCTGATGCGCCGGGTGCTCACCGATCATGCCCGCCGGTCGCATCAGCTCAAGCGCGGGGGCGATCAGGTGCGAGTGACGACCTTCAACCAGGGCCTGGACGCGCCTTCGGTGGACGTTGAAGCCGAGGAACTGCTCGCGCTCGATCTGGCGCTCACGCGTCTGCAGGAACTGGATCGGCGCCAGGTTCAGGTGGTGGAGTTGCGCTATTTCGCGGGTTTTTCCATCGAGGAGACAGCGCAACTGCTGGACCTGTCGGCGGCAACCGTCAAGCGCGAATGGGCCATGGCCAGAGCCTGGCTGCGCAACAGCTTGCGAGAGGACGCGTGA
- a CDS encoding serine/threonine protein kinase produces MNPEQWSRAKALFGTLIERDPSQWSELLSGERDPAIAAEVERLLAAHATGADFLEVSPATSAPENDPLLGQSLGPFLIESLLGEGGGGRVYLAQREDIGGQVALKVLRARFASSEARRRFQAEQSILARLDHPNIARLLQVGITDDGTPWLAMEYVEGRPFAEAMAALPIRDRVRLIIKLLAAVDYAHRQLVVHRDIKPGNILVDARGEPRLLDFGIAKRLDDATHTQAEFQPRTPAYASPEQISGEPISVASDVYTMGVLLYEALSGHHPWVDSGKKLDDAILASEAVLPSSWLKGPERRQLQGDLDAIVLQAMRRQPQARYPSAAAMAEDLQCHLDHRPVQAQKQTWRYRSQRFLLRNHRMVAAAALLAVLLGVALVREHRLQAAAALEAQKANQVAEFMLDVFAAGDALGTGFTIDKESTVLDLMARGVTRLESLQSAPLVRADLAQKMGQVYWGYSEYGAAENLFKLALTLRKAELGASDQTAESYLMLGRVYERTGRYDEMIVAMQTSYDMRLQALGPDDPRTIHSLHRVGAAYYQLQDLPRANAIALQAIEAWREHLPENSLEMANSYTIHALSELRMGGFEQALQAIDEALILRRSVLPDEHSLIAEGLTNRARCLHALGRNDEAIASLRQSMAINERIFTGDHWDRVLLYEKLVAYLVARGDLAEAEQIVDKALAMAGRLHQRTPNPELVDLARQARITVLRAQGQWQQALELAREVLQSRLRTLPPLHSNMLTTRSVLADLLRCSGETEQGQAELALTLEAWRQRPMVYVPELDKTMRGFAEDGHCAWLSTAWPEAIPPRMAAALARDRRLCGAQG; encoded by the coding sequence GTGAATCCCGAGCAGTGGTCCCGGGCCAAGGCGCTGTTCGGCACGCTGATCGAGCGTGATCCCTCGCAATGGTCGGAGCTGCTGTCGGGCGAACGCGACCCGGCGATCGCCGCGGAAGTCGAGCGCCTGCTGGCCGCCCATGCCACCGGCGCCGACTTCCTTGAGGTGTCGCCAGCCACCTCGGCGCCGGAAAACGATCCTCTGCTGGGACAATCGCTGGGGCCCTTCCTGATCGAGTCCCTGCTTGGTGAAGGCGGCGGCGGTCGGGTCTATCTGGCGCAACGCGAGGACATCGGCGGGCAGGTCGCGTTGAAAGTCCTGCGAGCGCGATTTGCCAGTAGCGAAGCCCGCCGGCGGTTTCAGGCCGAACAATCCATCCTCGCCCGCCTTGATCATCCCAATATTGCCCGTCTGCTGCAGGTCGGCATCACCGATGACGGCACGCCCTGGTTGGCCATGGAGTACGTCGAAGGACGGCCATTTGCCGAGGCCATGGCGGCCTTGCCCATCCGCGACCGGGTGCGCCTGATCATCAAGCTGCTGGCTGCGGTCGACTACGCCCACCGACAACTGGTGGTCCATCGCGACATCAAGCCCGGCAATATTCTGGTCGATGCACGAGGGGAACCGCGCCTGCTGGACTTCGGCATCGCCAAGCGTCTGGACGATGCCACCCATACCCAGGCCGAATTTCAGCCGCGCACGCCGGCCTATGCCTCACCCGAACAGATCAGCGGTGAGCCGATCAGCGTAGCCAGCGATGTCTACACCATGGGCGTGCTGCTCTACGAAGCCCTGAGTGGCCATCATCCGTGGGTGGACTCGGGCAAGAAGCTGGACGATGCCATCCTGGCCAGCGAGGCAGTGCTGCCATCAAGCTGGCTCAAGGGCCCGGAACGGCGGCAATTGCAGGGTGATCTGGACGCTATCGTGCTGCAGGCCATGCGCCGCCAGCCGCAGGCGCGCTACCCCAGCGCCGCGGCCATGGCCGAGGATCTGCAGTGCCATCTCGATCACCGACCGGTGCAGGCGCAGAAGCAGACCTGGAGGTATCGCTCGCAGCGCTTCCTGCTGCGCAATCACCGGATGGTGGCGGCTGCCGCACTGCTGGCCGTACTGCTGGGAGTGGCGCTGGTGCGCGAGCACCGCCTGCAGGCGGCAGCCGCCCTGGAAGCGCAGAAGGCCAATCAGGTCGCCGAATTCATGCTCGACGTCTTCGCTGCCGGTGACGCGCTGGGTACCGGTTTCACGATCGACAAGGAATCCACGGTGCTCGACCTGATGGCGCGCGGCGTGACCCGACTGGAGTCCTTGCAATCGGCGCCGCTGGTGCGTGCCGATCTCGCCCAGAAGATGGGCCAGGTGTATTGGGGATATTCCGAATACGGTGCGGCGGAGAACTTGTTCAAGCTGGCGCTGACCCTGCGCAAGGCCGAATTGGGCGCCAGCGACCAGACCGCCGAGAGCTACCTGATGCTGGGGAGAGTCTACGAACGCACCGGTCGTTACGACGAGATGATCGTGGCGATGCAGACCTCTTACGACATGCGCTTGCAGGCGCTGGGGCCGGACGATCCCAGGACCATCCACAGCCTGCACCGCGTCGGGGCGGCCTATTACCAGCTCCAGGATCTGCCGCGCGCCAATGCCATCGCGCTGCAGGCGATCGAGGCCTGGCGCGAACATCTGCCGGAAAACAGCCTGGAGATGGCCAATTCCTACACCATTCACGCGCTCAGCGAGCTGCGCATGGGGGGATTCGAGCAGGCGCTGCAAGCCATCGACGAGGCCCTGATCCTGCGCCGGTCGGTACTGCCCGATGAGCACAGTCTGATTGCCGAAGGCTTGACCAATCGCGCGAGGTGCCTGCATGCGCTCGGTCGCAACGACGAGGCCATCGCCAGTCTGCGGCAGTCGATGGCCATCAACGAGCGCATCTTCACCGGGGATCACTGGGATCGGGTGCTACTGTACGAGAAGCTGGTCGCGTATCTGGTGGCCCGCGGAGACCTGGCCGAGGCCGAACAAATCGTCGACAAGGCGCTGGCGATGGCTGGCCGGCTGCACCAGCGCACGCCGAATCCCGAACTGGTCGATCTGGCCAGGCAGGCCAGGATCACGGTGCTGCGAGCCCAGGGACAGTGGCAGCAGGCACTGGAACTGGCCCGTGAGGTGCTGCAGTCGCGCCTGCGGACGCTGCCGCCGCTGCACAGCAATATGCTGACCACACGCAGCGTGCTGGCCGACTTGCTGCGCTGCAGCGGCGAGACCGAGCAGGGGCAGGCCGAGTTGGCCCTGACGCTGGAAGCCTGGCGTCAGCGACCGATGGTCTATGTGCCGGAGCTCGACAAGACCATGCGCGGCTTTGCCGAGGACGGACACTGCGCCTGGTTGAGCACGGCCTGGCCAGAGGCGATACCGCCACGGATGGCGGCGGCGCTCGCCCGCGATCGGCGGCTCTGTGGAGCCCAGGGGTAG